In Candidatus Eisenbacteria bacterium, one DNA window encodes the following:
- the rfbB gene encoding dTDP-glucose 4,6-dehydratase, translated as MNTLDGARVLVTGGAGFIGSNFVRHVLERFSRTHLVVLDALTYAGRRENLSGLPEASITFVHGDIREAADVAGAMARCDYVINFAAESHVDRSIEAAGEFIRTDVHGVFVLAEEARKVGVRRFVQVSTDEVYGEVLDGHSTEDWPLNPRSPYAASKAGGDRLAYAYFCTYGLPVVVTRCSNNYGPRQYPEKLVPLFVTNAIEGQPLPVYGSGLNRRDWLHVEDHCAALVTCLLQDGIDGETFNIGAQHELDVLTITDTILRLLDKPRTLIRHVEDRPGHDRRYAVDSTKFTRATGWKPTISFDDGIRETVEWYAANESWWRPIKNGEFRAYYERMYGHRKVLKEVVE; from the coding sequence ATGAATACCCTCGATGGCGCGCGCGTTCTGGTGACGGGCGGCGCGGGCTTCATCGGTTCGAATTTCGTCCGCCACGTGCTCGAGCGTTTTTCTCGCACTCATCTCGTGGTGCTCGACGCACTGACGTACGCCGGCCGCCGTGAAAATCTGTCCGGCCTGCCGGAAGCTTCGATCACGTTCGTACACGGCGACATCCGGGAAGCAGCGGACGTCGCGGGCGCCATGGCACGGTGCGACTACGTCATCAACTTCGCGGCCGAGTCGCACGTCGACCGGTCGATCGAAGCCGCAGGCGAGTTCATTCGTACCGACGTGCACGGCGTGTTCGTGCTGGCCGAGGAGGCACGCAAAGTCGGCGTGAGGCGCTTCGTCCAGGTCTCGACCGACGAAGTCTACGGCGAAGTACTCGATGGGCACTCGACCGAGGACTGGCCGCTCAATCCGCGCAGCCCCTACGCGGCGAGCAAGGCCGGCGGAGATCGGCTCGCGTACGCCTACTTCTGCACGTATGGGCTGCCCGTGGTGGTGACACGATGCTCGAACAACTACGGGCCACGACAGTACCCCGAGAAACTGGTGCCGCTGTTCGTCACGAATGCAATCGAGGGGCAGCCGCTTCCGGTCTACGGCAGCGGGCTCAACCGTCGCGACTGGCTCCACGTCGAGGACCATTGCGCGGCGCTCGTGACCTGCCTGCTCCAGGACGGCATCGACGGCGAGACGTTCAACATCGGCGCCCAGCACGAGCTCGACGTGCTCACGATCACGGACACGATCCTGCGATTGCTCGACAAACCGCGTACGCTGATCCGCCACGTGGAGGATCGCCCCGGCCACGATCGTCGCTACGCCGTGGATTCCACCAAATTCACCCGCGCCACCGGCTGGAAGCCGACGATCTCGTTCGACGACGGGATTCGCGAGACGGTCGAGTGGTACGCGGCGAACGAGTCGTGGTGGCGTCCGATCAAGAACGGCGAGTTTCGCGCCTACTACGAACGCATGTACGGTCACCGGAAGGTGCTCAAGGAGGTCGTCGAATGA
- a CDS encoding dTDP-4-dehydrorhamnose 3,5-epimerase family protein: MIDGVKVKKLKVIPDERGLLMEMMRDDDEFFQKFGQVYLSVVYPGVVKGWHYHRKQTDHFVFVKGMAKVVLYDSREGSATKGEINEFFMGEQNPILLVIPPLVLHGMKGIGTEAAYLINTPTEHYVYEQPDEHRVAPHDPSIPYDWSRKDG, encoded by the coding sequence ATGATCGACGGCGTGAAGGTCAAGAAGCTCAAGGTCATCCCCGACGAGCGCGGTCTGCTCATGGAGATGATGCGCGACGACGACGAGTTCTTTCAGAAGTTCGGCCAAGTGTATCTCTCGGTGGTGTACCCCGGCGTCGTCAAGGGCTGGCACTACCATCGCAAGCAGACCGATCACTTCGTGTTCGTGAAGGGCATGGCGAAGGTCGTGCTCTACGATTCGCGCGAGGGCAGTGCCACCAAGGGCGAGATCAACGAGTTCTTCATGGGCGAGCAGAACCCCATTCTGCTCGTGATCCCCCCGCTGGTGCTACACGGCATGAAGGGGATCGGAACCGAGGCCGCCTACCTGATCAATACGCCGACCGAGCACTACGTGTACGAGCAGCCGGACGAGCACCGCGTGGCCCCGCATGACCCGAGCATTCCTTACGACTGGAGTCGCAAGGATGGGTGA
- a CDS encoding UDP-glucose/GDP-mannose dehydrogenase family protein: MYNITVVGTGYVGLVTGACLADFGNTITCVDADPAKIERMKALQLPFYEPGLPDLVERNVKEGRLKFSSDLVGALKGAHVVFITVGTPPLKDGSADTSAIYAVAKTVARNLDGYKLIVQKSTAPVGTARHLQSYMRKFAKRGAQFDVASNPEFLREGSAIETFMRPDRVVIGAETPKAQEILRKIHDPLFLIETPMVVTRLETAELIKYAANCFLATKISFINEIANVCEALGADVQMVAKGIGMDRRIGSKFLHAGPGYGGSCFPKDTMALAAFARAAGTRVGIVEATIEANENQMKRMVEKVVKATGSPRGKRVGVLGLAFKPNTDDLRAAPALTIIAGLKRRGYKVQAFDPIAMPGAARLPELRGVELKEDAYEAARGADALVIVTEWNEFRNLDLKKLKRLLKKPVICDFRNIYDRDEVESAGMLHVGVGRGRPKLEKSTGRAKG, translated from the coding sequence GTGTACAACATCACCGTCGTAGGTACCGGCTACGTCGGTCTCGTGACCGGCGCCTGTCTGGCCGACTTCGGCAACACCATCACGTGCGTCGACGCCGATCCGGCGAAGATCGAGCGCATGAAAGCGCTGCAGCTTCCGTTCTACGAGCCCGGATTGCCCGATCTGGTCGAGCGCAACGTGAAGGAAGGCCGCCTCAAGTTCTCGAGCGACCTGGTCGGGGCACTCAAGGGCGCGCACGTGGTGTTCATCACGGTCGGCACCCCGCCGCTCAAGGATGGCAGTGCCGATACGAGCGCGATCTACGCGGTCGCGAAGACGGTGGCGCGCAATCTGGACGGCTACAAGTTGATCGTGCAGAAGAGCACCGCGCCGGTCGGAACTGCACGCCACCTGCAGAGCTACATGCGCAAGTTCGCGAAGCGCGGAGCGCAGTTCGACGTGGCGTCGAATCCCGAGTTCCTGCGCGAGGGTTCCGCGATCGAGACCTTCATGCGCCCGGACCGCGTCGTGATCGGAGCCGAGACTCCGAAGGCCCAGGAGATCCTGCGCAAGATTCACGACCCGTTGTTCCTGATCGAGACTCCGATGGTCGTGACCCGGCTCGAGACCGCCGAGTTGATCAAGTACGCCGCGAACTGCTTCCTCGCCACCAAGATCTCGTTCATCAACGAGATCGCGAACGTGTGCGAGGCGCTCGGCGCCGACGTGCAGATGGTCGCGAAGGGCATCGGCATGGATCGCCGCATCGGCAGCAAGTTCCTTCATGCCGGTCCCGGCTACGGTGGTTCGTGCTTCCCGAAGGACACGATGGCACTGGCGGCGTTCGCGCGCGCGGCCGGGACACGCGTCGGTATCGTCGAGGCGACGATCGAAGCGAACGAGAATCAGATGAAGCGCATGGTCGAGAAGGTCGTCAAGGCGACCGGCTCACCGCGCGGCAAGCGAGTCGGCGTGCTGGGGCTCGCGTTCAAGCCGAACACCGACGATCTGCGTGCCGCACCCGCGCTCACGATCATTGCGGGGCTCAAGCGTCGCGGCTACAAGGTGCAGGCGTTCGATCCGATCGCGATGCCGGGGGCTGCACGGCTTCCGGAGCTGCGCGGCGTCGAGCTGAAGGAAGATGCCTACGAGGCCGCGCGCGGGGCCGACGCACTCGTGATCGTCACCGAGTGGAACGAGTTCCGGAACCTCGACTTGAAGAAGCTGAAACGACTGCTCAAGAAACCGGTGATCTGCGACTTCCGCAACATCTACGACCGCGACGAAGTCGAGTCGGCCGGCATGCTGCACGTGGGCGTGGGGCGCGGACGTCCGAAGCTCGAGAAGTCCACGGGACGCGCGAAGGGATGA
- a CDS encoding FkbM family methyltransferase, whose product MRRMISLPRRAVHAYRDVRIRLLGKAPSWRRVSRDLEMQIDPSDWMDRAFYLGTYDPALLWLVRRVVRPGHHALDVGAQKGFVSLHLARAVGAAGRVLAFEPDPRMHAQLERHRDRNRLGWLDIEPLALGRESATSSFALSRVAGWSSLFPNPEALSAMSERVEIPVRSLDELVRTAAVRLDPRRLSFVKIDVEGAEPLALQGMRETLATADATLWVEVNRASLAAAGSTPGSISEALESAGYRALLPRFSRRLGLPHVTLEPLRSLDDVPHEVFDVVGQRASSPPLVRSGR is encoded by the coding sequence ATGCGCCGCATGATCTCGCTCCCACGCCGCGCGGTTCACGCCTATCGCGACGTGCGCATTCGGCTGCTGGGAAAGGCGCCTTCGTGGCGCCGCGTGAGTCGCGATCTGGAAATGCAGATCGATCCCTCCGACTGGATGGATCGCGCGTTCTACCTCGGCACCTATGATCCCGCGCTGTTGTGGCTGGTTCGGCGCGTGGTGCGGCCCGGCCACCACGCCCTCGACGTCGGTGCGCAGAAGGGCTTCGTGTCGCTTCATCTGGCGCGCGCGGTGGGAGCCGCGGGACGGGTGCTGGCGTTCGAGCCCGACCCGCGCATGCACGCGCAGCTCGAACGCCATCGAGATCGCAATCGGCTCGGCTGGCTCGACATCGAGCCGCTCGCGCTGGGACGCGAATCCGCCACCTCGAGCTTCGCGCTCTCGAGGGTCGCCGGCTGGTCGAGCCTGTTTCCGAATCCCGAAGCGCTCTCGGCGATGAGCGAGCGAGTCGAGATCCCGGTCCGCAGTCTCGACGAACTGGTGCGGACCGCGGCGGTGCGACTGGACCCGCGGAGGCTCTCGTTCGTGAAGATCGACGTGGAGGGTGCCGAGCCGCTGGCACTCCAGGGCATGCGCGAAACGCTGGCGACCGCCGACGCGACGTTGTGGGTCGAGGTGAATCGCGCCTCGCTCGCAGCAGCGGGATCCACACCGGGTTCGATCTCCGAAGCGCTCGAGTCCGCCGGCTATCGTGCGCTGCTGCCGAGGTTCTCGCGACGCCTCGGGCTGCCGCACGTCACGCTCGAGCCGTTGCGGTCGCTCGACGACGTGCCTCACGAAGTCTTCGATGTGGTCGGGCAACGCGCCTCGAGCCCGCCGCTCGTTCGGTCGGGTCGCTAA
- a CDS encoding oligosaccharide flippase family protein, which yields MRDPFRSNSFRAGSIGRDTAWSFAYGAIVRAGTMGLSVVVARLAGPAAAGAFGTALQLTALGSMAATLNLPQGLAKRLAEGDEPPQRRALLVASGGLVVSLGLIVCIALMLGAREIAARAYLDGSLTGVILLTGPLVLATASQLWVEGALQGSRRFGSLARWGAVVGVVDLVLGVLAALGGVAAVLVSRTVIRLAAVAFATFRWFGRDLAPRDSPPLARTSPAGTAAARGLLQFAGPAFLSAVVVLAGQMLLRVFLTRRFGLEETGFYHAADSIGQLLMLVPTAAVTPLLRAVSSVHARGDVGFEDLLARALERVAGFNLALSLALIGCSPWVVVMLYGGAFAGARDTLVSLGVAYGLYGLTSMWGAALLGRGEVWVSLILNAIWTATTLGAFALIPGGGAGAAAWSVLIGYAVSLTTCVLWLPARWRIGTRRVLLPTAVGVAALSLAAWLTRAQWIPPIVAALLCLGVGAAIFHRWGLSSFAREPGEPAARPE from the coding sequence ATGCGCGACCCATTTCGTTCGAACAGCTTTCGTGCGGGCAGCATCGGCCGCGACACCGCCTGGTCGTTCGCTTACGGCGCAATCGTTCGCGCCGGCACCATGGGCCTCTCGGTGGTGGTGGCGCGCCTCGCGGGGCCCGCGGCAGCGGGTGCGTTCGGAACCGCACTGCAACTCACCGCACTCGGTTCCATGGCGGCGACGCTCAATCTGCCCCAGGGCCTCGCCAAGCGCCTTGCCGAAGGCGACGAGCCACCGCAGCGCCGCGCCCTGCTCGTCGCTTCCGGCGGCCTGGTGGTGTCGCTCGGACTCATCGTCTGCATCGCGCTGATGCTCGGAGCCCGCGAAATCGCGGCACGTGCGTATCTCGATGGTTCCCTGACGGGCGTGATCCTCCTCACCGGACCACTGGTGCTCGCAACCGCGAGCCAGCTGTGGGTGGAGGGCGCCCTGCAAGGCTCACGGCGATTCGGCTCACTCGCGAGGTGGGGAGCGGTGGTCGGTGTGGTCGATCTCGTGCTCGGCGTGCTGGCCGCACTCGGCGGAGTCGCCGCCGTGCTGGTGAGCCGCACCGTGATCCGTCTGGCGGCGGTCGCGTTCGCCACGTTTCGCTGGTTCGGTCGGGACCTCGCGCCTCGCGACTCACCGCCCCTCGCCCGCACCTCACCGGCGGGGACCGCGGCCGCGCGCGGACTCCTTCAGTTCGCGGGTCCGGCGTTCCTCTCCGCGGTGGTCGTGCTCGCCGGTCAGATGTTGTTGCGGGTCTTTCTGACCCGACGCTTCGGACTCGAGGAAACCGGCTTCTATCACGCCGCGGACAGCATCGGCCAGCTGCTCATGCTGGTTCCGACCGCGGCGGTGACGCCGTTGCTGCGTGCGGTCTCGAGCGTGCACGCGCGAGGCGACGTCGGATTCGAGGACCTGCTGGCGCGTGCACTCGAGCGCGTGGCTGGCTTCAACCTGGCACTCAGCCTCGCACTGATCGGATGCTCGCCATGGGTGGTCGTGATGCTCTATGGCGGCGCCTTTGCGGGAGCCCGCGACACCCTGGTCTCGCTCGGGGTCGCGTACGGCCTCTACGGACTCACCTCGATGTGGGGAGCGGCGCTGCTCGGGCGTGGTGAAGTCTGGGTCTCGCTGATCCTCAACGCCATCTGGACCGCGACGACGCTCGGCGCCTTCGCGCTGATTCCGGGCGGCGGCGCGGGCGCCGCAGCGTGGAGTGTGTTGATCGGATACGCGGTGTCGCTCACGACCTGCGTCCTCTGGCTCCCTGCGAGGTGGCGAATCGGCACCCGGCGCGTGCTGTTGCCCACCGCGGTCGGGGTGGCAGCGCTTTCGCTCGCGGCGTGGCTCACGCGCGCGCAGTGGATTCCGCCGATCGTCGCCGCACTGTTGTGCCTGGGGGTCGGGGCGGCCATTTTTCATCGCTGGGGACTGTCGTCGTTCGCGCGCGAGCCGGGCGAGCCCGCTGCGAGGCCCGAGTGA
- a CDS encoding glycosyltransferase family 4 protein: MSRLILFVTEQVKPGGKLSHVEALSAGLEHHGWTTERLDWNALSFVEKALVAGPMRLLDSMQRGLGQRWSLPALNQRFAAHLRIRLSRRGVTDIVHVQEPLTFRAAAGAARGIPIALTVHGPVHREVASAWNLALDHPVVRWLREIERRAYLEAAAVIAVDQAHLEYVREFGREHDVWSIPNFVDTRRFHPAVSPERFPDEVEQWIAGRPVVLCPRRLVPKNGVAVAIRAGAEIASRGLPVAVVIVGDGPQRSELEQLAAEPLHAPHSRLIGEAGLERMPGWIRRSDVVVVPSVPSKGVEEATSISAIEAQACGRPVVASAIGGLREIIRDGETGLLVPAGSAPALAEAVLRALREPGLATRLETAAALEVTSLRSHEAGAARYVEVYETLRDRESR; the protein is encoded by the coding sequence ATGAGCCGCTTGATTCTGTTCGTCACCGAGCAGGTGAAGCCGGGCGGCAAGCTCTCCCACGTGGAGGCACTGTCCGCCGGACTCGAGCATCACGGCTGGACGACCGAGCGGCTCGATTGGAATGCCTTGTCGTTCGTCGAGAAGGCGTTGGTCGCGGGGCCGATGCGATTGCTCGATTCGATGCAGCGCGGGCTCGGTCAGCGCTGGTCGCTGCCGGCGCTCAATCAGCGCTTCGCCGCGCATCTGCGAATTCGATTGTCGCGCCGGGGCGTCACCGACATCGTGCACGTTCAGGAACCGCTCACCTTTCGCGCCGCCGCGGGGGCCGCGCGCGGCATTCCGATCGCGCTCACCGTGCACGGCCCGGTGCATCGCGAGGTGGCGAGTGCCTGGAATCTCGCGCTCGATCACCCGGTCGTTCGATGGCTGCGCGAGATCGAGCGACGCGCGTATCTCGAAGCGGCGGCGGTCATCGCCGTTGACCAGGCCCATCTGGAGTACGTGCGCGAGTTCGGTCGCGAGCATGACGTGTGGTCGATCCCGAATTTCGTCGACACACGACGCTTCCACCCCGCGGTTTCGCCCGAGCGCTTTCCCGACGAGGTCGAGCAGTGGATCGCGGGTCGACCGGTGGTGCTGTGCCCACGCCGCCTGGTGCCCAAGAACGGCGTCGCGGTGGCGATTCGTGCCGGCGCGGAGATCGCCTCACGCGGGTTGCCGGTCGCGGTGGTGATCGTCGGCGACGGGCCTCAGCGTAGCGAGCTCGAGCAGCTGGCCGCCGAGCCGCTCCATGCACCGCACAGCCGTTTGATCGGCGAAGCGGGATTGGAGCGGATGCCCGGCTGGATCCGACGTTCCGACGTCGTGGTCGTGCCTTCGGTGCCGAGCAAGGGGGTCGAGGAGGCGACTTCGATTTCCGCGATCGAAGCGCAGGCGTGTGGCCGACCGGTGGTCGCGTCGGCGATCGGCGGGCTGCGCGAGATCATCCGCGACGGCGAGACCGGACTTCTGGTGCCGGCAGGCTCGGCGCCCGCACTCGCTGAAGCCGTACTGCGAGCGTTGAGAGAGCCCGGGCTCGCCACTCGACTCGAGACTGCTGCCGCCCTCGAAGTGACGTCGCTGCGGTCGCACGAAGCGGGAGCCGCACGCTATGTCGAGGTGTACGAGACCCTTCGCGATCGAGAGTCGCGCTGA
- a CDS encoding NAD-dependent epimerase/dehydratase family protein → MGYHLARALHARGAQVFGTGTDREPPLAVAREQLLTNYAPAFDLRDVAAVRAGIAEWRPDSIVHLAAQSSTARSFEAPAETFEINMLGTWTLLEAVRDFVPRARLLVIGTGDVYGPQPAGSRVAEDVSFKPASPYAFSKAAADAAAEVAGARWGLDVVRTRSFGHTGPGQTPAFVVSAFAHQLAQIQEGRREPVLRVGNLAVTRDFTDVRDVVGAYVALLDRGTSGMAYNVCRGEATQLEELLRHMIAASGVEARIEVDSERLRPADVPYLVGDPTRIEREVGWRAEIPLDRTVAEMIAEHRAALASS, encoded by the coding sequence GTGGGATACCACCTGGCGCGCGCCCTTCACGCGCGCGGCGCACAGGTGTTCGGAACCGGCACCGACCGCGAGCCGCCCCTCGCAGTGGCGCGAGAGCAGCTGCTGACGAACTACGCACCCGCGTTCGATCTGCGTGATGTCGCCGCGGTGAGAGCCGGCATCGCCGAGTGGCGCCCCGACTCGATCGTGCACTTGGCGGCGCAGAGCAGCACCGCGCGCTCGTTCGAGGCGCCCGCGGAGACGTTCGAGATCAACATGCTCGGAACCTGGACTTTGTTGGAGGCGGTGCGGGATTTCGTGCCGCGCGCCCGGTTACTGGTGATCGGTACCGGTGACGTCTACGGCCCGCAGCCGGCGGGCTCGCGCGTTGCCGAGGACGTGTCGTTCAAGCCCGCGAGCCCATACGCGTTTTCGAAAGCGGCGGCCGATGCGGCCGCCGAGGTCGCGGGGGCGCGCTGGGGGCTCGACGTCGTTCGCACGCGCTCGTTCGGGCACACCGGCCCGGGTCAGACGCCGGCGTTCGTGGTGTCCGCGTTCGCTCATCAGCTCGCGCAGATTCAGGAGGGCCGTCGCGAGCCGGTCCTGCGGGTCGGAAACCTCGCGGTGACGCGAGACTTCACCGACGTTCGCGATGTCGTGGGCGCCTATGTGGCGCTGCTCGATCGAGGAACGTCCGGGATGGCTTACAACGTGTGCCGTGGCGAGGCGACTCAGCTGGAGGAGCTGCTGCGTCACATGATCGCGGCGTCCGGCGTCGAAGCCCGCATCGAGGTCGATTCCGAGCGGCTGCGCCCCGCCGACGTGCCGTATCTGGTCGGAGATCCGACCCGAATCGAACGCGAAGTCGGCTGGCGTGCCGAGATCCCCCTCGATCGCACCGTCGCCGAGATGATCGCGGAACATCGCGCGGCGCTCGCCTCGAGCTGA
- a CDS encoding GDP-mannose 4,6-dehydratase yields the protein MRRVLVTGVTGFAGSHLVDYMLERGDCEIFGIQRWRSRTENIEHFADKISLLECDLRDATSTRDTLERVRPEWVFHLAAQSFVPTSWIAPTESLTTNVLAQVNLFEAARHMGLKCRFQLACSSEEYGMVFPDEVPIKETNPLRPLSPYAVSKVAQDMLGYQYWMSFKVDSVRTRGFNHEGPRRGPVFVASDFAKQIADIEKGKKQPVLHVGNLEAQRDFTDVRDMVRAYWLALEHCEPGEAYNICSGKAWTIRALLDHLLSLTKAKIEVREDPARLRPSDVPILLGDNTKFVKATGWQPTIPFEQTLRDMLDYWRSR from the coding sequence ATGCGTCGCGTTCTCGTCACTGGCGTCACCGGATTCGCCGGCAGTCACCTGGTCGACTACATGCTCGAACGAGGCGACTGCGAGATCTTCGGAATTCAGCGGTGGCGCAGCCGCACCGAGAACATCGAGCACTTCGCAGACAAGATCTCGCTGCTCGAATGCGATCTTCGCGACGCGACCTCGACGCGCGACACGCTCGAGAGGGTGCGCCCCGAGTGGGTGTTCCATCTGGCGGCACAGTCGTTCGTGCCGACCTCGTGGATCGCTCCGACCGAGTCGTTGACCACCAACGTGCTCGCGCAGGTCAATCTCTTCGAAGCTGCGCGACACATGGGGCTCAAGTGCCGGTTCCAACTCGCTTGCTCGAGTGAGGAGTACGGCATGGTGTTTCCGGACGAAGTCCCGATCAAGGAGACGAATCCGCTGCGACCGCTGTCGCCCTACGCGGTGAGCAAGGTCGCGCAGGACATGCTGGGCTACCAGTATTGGATGTCGTTCAAGGTCGACAGCGTGCGCACCCGCGGTTTCAACCACGAGGGGCCGCGCCGCGGCCCGGTGTTCGTCGCGAGCGACTTCGCCAAGCAGATCGCCGACATCGAGAAGGGGAAGAAGCAGCCGGTTCTGCACGTCGGAAACCTCGAGGCACAACGCGACTTCACCGACGTACGCGACATGGTGCGCGCCTACTGGCTGGCTCTCGAGCACTGTGAGCCGGGAGAGGCCTACAACATCTGCTCGGGCAAGGCTTGGACGATCCGGGCGCTGCTCGATCATCTGCTCAGCCTCACCAAGGCAAAGATCGAAGTGCGCGAAGACCCGGCACGTCTGCGCCCCAGCGACGTGCCGATCCTGCTCGGCGACAACACGAAGTTCGTGAAGGCGACCGGCTGGCAGCCCACGATTCCGTTCGAGCAGACGCTGCGCGACATGCTCGACTACTGGCGCTCGCGCTGA